AGTAAAGACCTATCAAAGTAAGACTTTAACATTTACATGATCTGTGTGAACGGTGTGGTCACATTTATGTATTTCCAAGCAGGTTTGGCAACATATTCAAGCAGCTTGGTTTTATAAGCGGCTTCTGTGCGAGCAGAGCTTCATACTTTGAGAAACTATTGACGATAGAGAATGTATCTTTTTGGAAAGTCTGAAACAATGCAAATTTCTCCAACATCTTGCTAATGGGATCACACTTTAAAAATGAGCTTATGCTCAAAGGATTGCTTGATATGAATACATTCGAATATCTTGAGTGTTTGGTTTGCAGCAAAGAGATCCGTGAAGGTGGCCACCAGCTTTTGGAAAAGCTCCAGATGTACAGACCTTTAATCGCTGTGTTCAATGGAAAATGTAAGTCGTCGATTTGCTATTGATTTAAGTCTAAACTCATATTTATAATGAAAGTTAATCCTGTTTGATATTTCAGGTATTTACGAAACATTTTGCAAGGAGATTTTTGGAGTAAAGGCTAAGAACTTAGAGTTCGGGTTGCAGCCTTACAAAGTGCCAGAAACAGAAACGGTAGGAGCTTCTTTCTTAATAGTTTAATGTTCCTGTTTATAGTTGCATATTGATTAGACATGAGCCTTCTGTTGTCCAGGTTTGCTATCTGATGCCATCATCAAGCCCACGCTGTGCCCAGTTTCCTCGTGCTCAGGACAAAGTGCACTTCTTCATCAAGTTAAAGGAGCTCAGGGACCAGATGAAGGGAGTGGTGAGGACTCAAGAGATCCAAGAGACAAGCTACACATTTGATCTGCCTCTGGCCAAAGGTGAAGACTTTTACAATTGAAAGCCGTTTTTGTGTTGTTCAGAAATATAAGTTGTTAGCCAGTCATGTACTTTGTCATTGTTTATTCTAGAGGATGCCAAAAGACTGTCAATCAAAGAAGAGCAGCATGACCCTGGATACGAGGAGACCTGTGCCCATGGATCACAGCAGCACACACAGCAAGCATTTGAGGTCCGCCCTTCTACAGACACAGGTATATAAATATCATGTACGGAAAGAATATGAACCATTTTGTGTCAGGTGCTTGTAATAATAGTCAAAATTCTTTAGATCAGGTATCGGACAACCGGTGGACAATGCAGCCGTTTGCGGACCAGATTCCAGACATCAGATGTAGCAACAGCAACTGAACAGCCTGAGAAAAGGACCagctaaacattctttttttattattgttttatttaatattttaatgtgttttgccTGTTTCTGAGTGATTGATTCAGAGCTGTTAGCTGATTGATTCAGAGCTGTTagctgaattatttaatttacgtGATCTCTGTGTGAAAGCGTGAATGACTTTCTGATTGAGACATTTGTTAATTTTGTGCCTCTATTTTTATCCTTTTAAGTAAACTTCAGTTATAAactacagttcaaaggtttggggttagtaagatttttttcttaaagaaattaatacttctgttCAGCAAGTACGCATTtcaaacaaatactgtacatttaaacacaaaaaaatgttaagcagcattGTTTTTTCACTTGTCTACATTcaaaataataggaaatgttactCGAGCAgcaaaaagatttctgaaggatcatgtgacactgaagactggagttatgatgctgaaaattcagctttgtatcacaggaataaatgacattttaaaatatattcaaatagaaaacagttattttaaattgtaatgtttcacaatattactgtttttactgtattttgggtcaaataaatgcagcctcggtgagcataagatacttctctttttaaaaagaaatcttccc
The DNA window shown above is from Cyprinus carpio isolate SPL01 chromosome B25, ASM1834038v1, whole genome shotgun sequence and carries:
- the LOC109065142 gene encoding G/T mismatch-specific thymine DNA glycosylase-like isoform X3, with the protein product MVNAVQYAERPVEDKIMTDLSVHQEPYLDQPQQPHQLSAQPPALPTTPAKGKKRGRPPKGEGKERTEAEESAKKAKRTLDRFNGMSVEEVMARKLPDVITHNLDMLIIGINPGLLSAYKGRHYPNPGNHFWKCLYLSGLTDEQLNHMHDQTLPERYGIGFTNMVERTTPGSKDLSNKEIREGGHQLLEKLQMYRPLIAVFNGKCIYETFCKEIFGVKAKNLEFGLQPYKVPETETVCYLMPSSSPRCAQFPRAQDKVHFFIKLKELRDQMKGVVRTQEIQETSYTFDLPLAKEDAKRLSIKEEQHDPGYEETCAHGSQQHTQQAFEVRPSTDTDQVSDNRWTMQPFADQIPDIRCSNSN